A window of the Phytoactinopolyspora mesophila genome harbors these coding sequences:
- a CDS encoding DUF1416 domain-containing protein: protein MCGATTGGVSLDGVDLAKETVIQGVVSRDDAPLSGAYVRLLDASGEFTAEVPTSATGQYRFFAGPGQWTVRTLAPGAQPVDRSIVASKGAINTLDVTVV from the coding sequence ATGTGCGGAGCAACAACTGGTGGCGTTTCGCTCGACGGAGTGGATCTCGCCAAGGAGACCGTCATCCAGGGGGTCGTTTCCCGGGACGACGCGCCGCTGTCCGGCGCCTACGTCCGCCTGCTGGACGCCTCGGGAGAGTTCACGGCTGAGGTGCCGACGAGCGCGACAGGTCAGTACCGGTTCTTCGCCGGACCGGGGCAGTGGACGGTCCGGACGCTGGCGCCTGGTGCGCAGCCGGTGGACCGTTCGATTGTGGCGTCGAAGGGCGCTATCAATACCCTCGACGTGACCGTTGTCTGA
- a CDS encoding DsrE family protein, whose amino-acid sequence MTQTLVVKVTAGADAPERCSQAFTVASTALANGADVSLWLTGESAWFALPGRAAEFDLPHAAPLPDLLDTLLASGTVTLCTQCAARREIGPDDVLPGVRIAGAATFVEEVFGDGVQALVY is encoded by the coding sequence ATGACCCAAACACTCGTCGTCAAGGTCACCGCCGGAGCAGACGCGCCCGAACGCTGCTCACAGGCGTTCACGGTCGCCTCCACCGCGCTCGCCAACGGCGCCGACGTCTCACTCTGGCTGACCGGCGAGTCAGCCTGGTTCGCGCTGCCCGGCCGGGCGGCAGAGTTCGATCTCCCGCATGCCGCGCCGCTACCCGACCTCCTCGACACGCTGCTGGCTAGTGGCACGGTGACGTTATGCACACAGTGTGCGGCGCGCCGGGAGATCGGCCCGGACGACGTGCTTCCAGGTGTGCGCATCGCTGGTGCGGCAACGTTCGTCGAAGAAGTGTTCGGCGACGGCGTGCAGGCCCTCGTCTACTGA